A genomic window from Klebsiella quasipneumoniae subsp. quasipneumoniae includes:
- a CDS encoding CidB/LrgB family autolysis modulator, which produces MMHEIWWSLPLTLIVFFLARKLAARFKFPLLNPLLVAMVVIIPFLLLTGISYERYFAGSKILNDLLQPAVVALAFPLYEQLHQIRARWKSIITICFIGSCVAMITGTTVALLMGATPQIAASVLPKSVTTPIAMAVSGSIGGIPAISAVCVIFVGILGAVFGHTLLNLMRIRTKASRGLSMGTASHALGTARCAELDYQEGAFSSLALVLCGIITSLMAPFLFPLILAVVG; this is translated from the coding sequence ATGATGCATGAAATCTGGTGGTCGCTACCGCTAACCCTGATCGTCTTTTTCCTCGCCCGCAAACTGGCGGCCCGCTTCAAATTCCCGCTGCTCAACCCGCTGCTGGTGGCGATGGTGGTGATAATCCCGTTTCTGCTGCTGACCGGGATCTCCTATGAGCGTTATTTTGCCGGCAGCAAGATCCTGAACGATCTGCTGCAGCCGGCGGTGGTCGCGCTGGCTTTCCCGCTGTATGAACAGCTGCACCAGATCCGCGCGCGCTGGAAATCGATCATCACCATCTGCTTTATCGGCAGCTGCGTGGCGATGATCACTGGCACCACCGTGGCCCTGCTGATGGGCGCCACACCGCAGATCGCCGCCTCTGTTCTGCCCAAATCGGTGACCACGCCGATTGCCATGGCGGTGAGCGGCAGTATCGGCGGCATCCCGGCCATTAGCGCCGTGTGCGTGATTTTTGTCGGCATCCTTGGCGCGGTATTCGGCCATACCCTGCTCAACCTGATGCGTATTCGCACTAAAGCGTCGCGCGGCCTGTCGATGGGCACCGCCTCGCACGCCCTCGGTACCGCCCGCTGTGCGGAACTGGACTATCAGGAAGGGGCGTTCAGCTCGCTGGCGCTGGTGCTGTGCGGGATCATCACCTCGTTGATGGCGCCGTTTTTATTCCCGCTGATCCTTGCGGTAGTGGGATAA
- a CDS encoding CidA/LrgA family protein codes for MSKSLTIIWHYLRAFVLIYACLYAGIFIAGLLPITIPGSIIGMLILFVLLALQIMPPQWVNPGCNILIRYMALLFVPIGVGVMQYWDLLRAQLGPVVISCAISTLVVFVVVSWSSHLVHGERKVIGQKEKKNDA; via the coding sequence ATGAGTAAATCGCTGACTATTATCTGGCACTACCTGCGGGCTTTCGTCCTGATTTACGCCTGCTTATACGCCGGAATATTTATCGCCGGGCTGCTGCCCATCACCATCCCCGGCAGCATCATCGGCATGCTGATCCTCTTCGTGCTGCTGGCGCTGCAAATTATGCCGCCGCAGTGGGTCAACCCCGGCTGCAATATCCTGATCCGCTATATGGCGCTGCTGTTCGTGCCGATCGGCGTCGGCGTGATGCAGTACTGGGATCTGCTGCGCGCGCAGCTGGGGCCGGTCGTCATCTCCTGCGCCATCAGCACGCTGGTGGTGTTTGTGGTGGTGAGCTGGAGCTCCCACCTGGTGCACGGCGAACGCAAAGTGATTGGGCAAAAGGAAAAGAAAAATGATGCATGA